CTGTCGTTCATGCCGCTGACCCAGGCGGATTCGAGCGGCGGGGTGCTGATCACCGACTGGTACGTCAATCCCGACACCCCGAACGAACGGGTGAAGGTATCTGTCTCCATCCTCGACCAGGACCTGCGGGCCGACGCGTTGCGCGTTGCCGCCACGCGGCAGACGATGCAGGGCGGGCAGTGGATGGATGCGCCGGTCGCTGCCGCCACCGTGCAGCGGCTGGAGGATATCATCCTGACCAAGGCGCGCGAACTCAGGCGTTCCACCGTCATCTGAACCTCAGCGCCTGCCGCTGCGCTTGCTGGCGAAGTTCGCCAGCCGGGGCGTTGCAGGTGCGACGAACCTT
This is a stretch of genomic DNA from Aurantiacibacter arachoides. It encodes these proteins:
- a CDS encoding DUF3576 domain-containing protein; this encodes MAASNTRFLVTAAALAFAGLGLSACGGGSDERLRTDMAAARTTAIGVNSYLWRASLETLSFMPLTQADSSGGVLITDWYVNPDTPNERVKVSVSILDQDLRADALRVAATRQTMQGGQWMDAPVAAATVQRLEDIILTKARELRRSTVI